The following proteins are encoded in a genomic region of Methanoculleus oceani:
- a CDS encoding dipeptidase, producing MRKRVGITVFLRSGLCLFVAFLLLSANAAACTVFAVTPGASEDGSMYVGHTNDGVGKDWRNVDDISLLYVPAADHAPGEQRPVFFDPDSGSDAAGGEDSGDSRLVLGHIDQVPHTYAYYTGSYGMMNEHQLLSAECTEYAKVELNAVEGKRIFYSSELSNIALERCTKAREAVELVGGLIDTYGYYGTGETLIFADPEEAWVIEICSSLDEADGGGLWVAQKIPDGEVFVAANEFRIREVVPGNPDQIYSNDLFGRLEEAGVWSPADGPLDWLKIVSYGEYSHPYYSLMRVWRIQDRLAPSLNLSPYVENSYTKAYPFTVAPDEKVNLTGAFSLFRDHYEGTDFDLSAGTAAGPFGNPYRYLGPDDAHTDFQNESYMEVRPGANPRPVSAVFCSYSYVAQARSSLPDPVGGVLWFGPAVTYETVYAPIYAGSTNVSVAYTTGDRSEYDYDTAYWTFDLLTNWAMLRYDAMIDVITAKQGELEAESIALVQETDRQAVDLIAAGDDEGAARLLTNFTVARGDAIIDEWHDLSGTLIVTYSNGLITDPVTGAVEEPGYPSRWLNETGYQYGPRIYPLEDLRAAGGLNYTGNTVWVPKDATFAEIRELI from the coding sequence ATGCGAAAGCGTGTCGGTATAACTGTTTTCTTACGCAGCGGCCTCTGCCTGTTCGTTGCATTCCTGCTCCTGTCGGCGAATGCAGCGGCATGCACCGTCTTTGCAGTGACGCCCGGTGCATCCGAAGACGGGTCGATGTATGTCGGGCATACGAACGACGGCGTCGGGAAAGACTGGAGAAACGTCGACGACATAAGCCTTCTTTACGTCCCCGCGGCCGACCATGCGCCCGGAGAGCAAAGACCGGTCTTTTTCGACCCGGACAGCGGTTCGGATGCGGCGGGAGGCGAGGACAGCGGTGATTCGCGCCTGGTTCTCGGGCATATCGACCAGGTGCCGCACACCTACGCCTACTACACCGGGTCGTACGGCATGATGAACGAACACCAGCTCCTCTCCGCCGAATGCACCGAATACGCGAAGGTCGAGCTCAATGCAGTTGAAGGAAAGCGGATCTTTTACTCCTCGGAGCTCTCGAACATAGCGCTTGAGCGGTGCACGAAAGCGCGGGAAGCGGTCGAACTGGTCGGCGGCCTGATCGACACCTACGGCTATTACGGAACCGGCGAGACGCTCATCTTCGCCGACCCGGAGGAGGCGTGGGTCATCGAGATCTGCTCGAGCCTCGATGAGGCGGACGGCGGAGGCCTCTGGGTCGCACAGAAAATCCCCGACGGGGAGGTCTTTGTAGCGGCAAACGAGTTCAGGATCCGCGAGGTCGTTCCCGGAAACCCCGACCAGATCTACTCGAACGATCTCTTCGGCAGGCTTGAAGAGGCCGGTGTGTGGTCCCCTGCCGACGGCCCCCTCGACTGGCTCAAGATCGTCAGCTACGGCGAGTACTCGCATCCCTACTACTCGTTGATGCGGGTCTGGCGCATCCAGGACCGCCTCGCCCCGTCGCTCAACCTGAGTCCGTACGTCGAGAACTCGTACACGAAGGCGTACCCGTTCACCGTTGCGCCCGACGAGAAGGTCAACCTCACCGGGGCGTTCTCGCTCTTCCGGGACCACTACGAGGGAACCGATTTCGACCTCTCTGCAGGCACGGCTGCCGGACCGTTCGGGAACCCGTACCGGTACTTAGGACCCGACGATGCCCACACGGACTTCCAGAACGAGTCGTACATGGAGGTCCGTCCCGGGGCGAACCCGCGGCCGGTCTCGGCGGTCTTCTGCAGTTACAGTTACGTCGCCCAGGCACGGTCGTCTCTCCCCGACCCGGTAGGAGGCGTGCTCTGGTTCGGTCCGGCGGTCACGTACGAGACGGTTTATGCGCCGATCTACGCGGGTTCAACGAACGTGTCCGTCGCGTACACGACCGGCGACCGGTCGGAGTACGACTACGACACCGCGTACTGGACGTTCGACCTCCTGACGAACTGGGCCATGCTCCGCTACGACGCGATGATCGACGTCATCACTGCAAAGCAGGGCGAGCTCGAGGCTGAGTCGATAGCGCTCGTGCAGGAGACCGACAGACAGGCGGTCGACCTCATCGCTGCCGGCGACGATGAAGGGGCGGCACGTCTCCTCACGAACTTCACCGTTGCACGGGGCGATGCGATCATCGATGAGTGGCACGATCTGTCGGGCACACTGATCGTCACGTACTCAAACGGCCTCATCACCGACCCCGTGACGGGGGCGGTCGAGGAGCCCGGGTATCCGTCACGGTGGCTGAACGAGACCGGGTACCAGTACGGGCCGCGGATCTACCCGCTTGAAGACCTCCGCGCTGCCGGCGGGCTGAACTACACCGGCAATACCGTCTGGGTCCCGAAGGATGCGACGTTTGCGGAGATCCGGGAACTCATCTGA
- a CDS encoding AAA family ATPase: MLISNYELLERLAETPHATVFKAYNKRNPDKLLTLKVLKENGLSEYKLTRFRQKVEHLRVLDDPRLITPLSFSDLDGTCFLTQEYFGGITLSSLMEARSPLSLSDFLTVACALTSTLEKVHEAGIIHGGIKPNNILVDGTLAVRLIDFVSAVDVRDVSHFIYDRSFVRGTLAYTSPEQTGRISHQVTVASDLYSLGVVFYEMLTGRLPFISDDPLELIHSHLAREAVAAHEVNPEVPVVVSRIVARLMQKEPEKRYRSCSGLLADLTQCRDEFAAIRTVREFPLERYVQTHRATFVSKMVGRDREAGTILGEYEEVARGEFRALFISGLSGIGKTRLIQELQKPIVRHAGYFTSGKFDVYQRNIPYSSLIQAIRNLLRTFLTESNERVLLWRERITEAVGQNGKVLTDVIPELEILIGPQPGVRPLPPVESLNRFHDVFGRFLGCLASEENPLTLFIDDLQWCDGASFDFLENIFASSGDHPYLFLIGAYRHNEVDQSHPLSRLIRNAKENGRPLKEIRLEPLKPEHCHEMVSYILDSPLVQTEALSEFIFALTEGNPLFVSESLSYLHNEDLLYLDDDRQWRWDLERIQRSRMPTTIVALFASKIQNLPRDLITLLEYCACMGNTFSPAEVSQIRGMTLLETFEVLKPALGQGLLVESKNQLQFIHDKVQEAALSAIPAERRRQIHWQVGNHLLRAVPEEALMGMEKLENLFTIASHLNLGLEEEPDPKKAYFLSDINYHAGNKALDSLATQAANDYFNRSRELLPDDCWEESHYERTFRIFQRAAKTELMCGNYGDSERLLNHLLDHAGTDLDRAECLAEQTTSLSSIGNFNKAIETANRGLAYFGRSIPDDPDEAERRREAVMGEIASMEVDVWDAIRKMPFTTDRKSKIELAYYSELIPDLYMSGLVPQLYLSAAQSTRHCLSGGMDESVIYSFSIMGLMLGEQEDFASAFRYEDLARDLSAKYPNTFGATRGMNGIVWCNMHSRSHPQEIVDYCLKAIQSGKNCGDLYNAGLSYGPLMWNLQVQGADFSVIEEYAIECLQFSNRYHLSFSVGLAEAMQAGWIEPMKKGSQPAPMDQKLAQWEQENHIASAGSYFVHRALAHYYLGEHEEAGRYLAGVRKYLSGLTDNVLKREWYVFRVLNALKLHEMGLGFEREEDLLAEIRPIIANLETWASLGPLLRPYLAFVHAELARVTGDYREARSLYLDAIDAAHRENYTFLAGHLNECLGELLGQAGGGSGRAFITEAGRLYRKCRAERKAVNLVERYPEYFEDGVASYPHLDPDHSARTLPDLDVEYLMKSSLAISAEIEQKALLEKIMNVVIESSGAEAGYLLMEENGNLFIRAESHVTDREAVKTANKRLEESSGICKAIVRYVHRTGETLILRNAGKEGPFIDNPEIQEMHLRSVLCLPVIKQSKMIGVLYLENRLSEGVFTPGKTDMVELLVSQAAISLENATLFAERRRAEEAFRETSDYLESLIDHANAPIVVWDTSRRITRFNHAFERLTGYAARDVLGRPLELLFPEEGKQRSLAHINRTSSGEYWNAVEIPIRRKSGSVRTVLWNSANIHDEDGITVIATIAQGQDITDRKLAEGELKKYAEDLKRSNQDLEWFAYISSHDLQEPLRAISGFAELLERRYKGQIDERADKYIHFIVDGTRQMQQIIQDLLSYSRVQTRAHEFDLIDTNRSLDQALLNLHASIRDTHAVITKDPLPEILADNIQITQVFQNLIGNALKFHKPETVPEIHISASRDGDAWVFSVTDNGIGIDPAHIDRIFRLFQRLHAKGEYDGTGIGLTICKRIVERHGGEITVRSEPGAGSTFSFSIPSHSEVTP; the protein is encoded by the coding sequence ATGCTGATATCCAATTATGAGTTACTCGAGAGACTGGCCGAAACACCTCATGCTACCGTTTTCAAAGCGTATAACAAGAGAAACCCGGATAAACTGCTGACCCTCAAGGTCCTGAAGGAGAACGGCCTCTCCGAATACAAGTTGACCCGGTTCAGGCAGAAGGTCGAGCACCTCAGGGTCCTGGATGACCCCCGGTTGATTACGCCCCTATCGTTCAGTGATCTCGACGGAACCTGCTTTCTCACCCAGGAGTACTTCGGCGGAATCACCCTCAGTTCGCTGATGGAAGCGCGCTCGCCGCTTTCTCTCTCCGACTTCCTCACCGTAGCCTGTGCGCTCACGTCGACGCTTGAGAAAGTGCATGAAGCGGGGATCATCCACGGGGGCATCAAACCCAACAACATCCTCGTCGACGGGACGCTCGCCGTGCGGCTGATCGACTTCGTCAGTGCCGTCGATGTGAGGGATGTCAGCCATTTCATCTACGACCGTTCTTTCGTCAGGGGGACGCTGGCCTATACTTCCCCGGAACAGACCGGCCGCATCAGCCACCAGGTGACCGTCGCCTCAGATCTGTACTCGCTCGGGGTCGTCTTCTACGAGATGCTGACCGGCCGTCTCCCCTTCATATCCGATGATCCCCTTGAATTGATACATTCCCACCTTGCACGGGAAGCGGTAGCGGCCCACGAAGTGAACCCCGAAGTCCCCGTCGTCGTATCGAGGATCGTCGCCAGGTTGATGCAGAAAGAGCCCGAGAAGCGCTACCGGAGCTGCAGCGGACTCCTTGCCGACCTCACGCAGTGCCGCGACGAGTTTGCGGCAATCCGGACCGTCCGTGAATTCCCCCTGGAGCGGTACGTTCAGACTCACAGGGCAACATTCGTATCGAAGATGGTCGGCCGGGACAGGGAGGCCGGGACCATCCTCGGCGAATACGAAGAGGTTGCCCGGGGCGAGTTCCGTGCGCTCTTCATCTCCGGGCTCTCCGGCATAGGAAAGACCCGCCTGATACAGGAACTGCAAAAGCCGATCGTGCGGCACGCGGGCTACTTCACATCGGGAAAGTTCGATGTCTACCAGAGAAACATACCCTACAGTTCCCTGATTCAAGCGATACGAAATCTGCTGCGGACCTTCCTGACCGAGAGCAACGAGCGGGTCCTTCTCTGGAGGGAGAGAATCACGGAGGCCGTGGGCCAGAACGGGAAGGTCCTGACCGATGTCATCCCGGAACTGGAGATCCTGATCGGTCCGCAGCCCGGGGTCAGGCCTCTCCCTCCGGTCGAGTCACTGAACCGGTTCCATGACGTCTTCGGCCGGTTTCTGGGCTGTCTCGCAAGCGAGGAGAACCCGCTGACCCTCTTCATCGACGACCTCCAGTGGTGCGACGGGGCCTCCTTCGACTTCCTGGAGAACATCTTCGCAAGCTCCGGGGATCACCCCTACCTCTTCCTGATCGGGGCCTACCGCCATAACGAGGTCGACCAGAGCCATCCCCTCTCAAGGCTCATCCGCAATGCGAAGGAGAACGGCCGACCGTTGAAGGAGATCCGGCTCGAGCCCTTGAAACCCGAACACTGCCACGAGATGGTCTCGTACATACTCGACTCTCCCCTTGTGCAGACAGAGGCCCTTTCTGAGTTTATTTTTGCGCTGACCGAAGGAAACCCGCTCTTTGTCAGCGAGAGCCTTTCCTACCTGCACAACGAAGACCTGCTGTATCTCGACGACGACCGCCAATGGCGGTGGGACCTCGAGAGGATCCAGAGGTCCCGCATGCCGACCACCATCGTCGCCCTCTTCGCCTCGAAGATCCAGAACCTCCCTCGGGACCTGATCACCCTGCTCGAATACTGTGCCTGCATGGGCAACACCTTCTCGCCTGCCGAGGTCTCGCAGATCCGGGGGATGACCCTGCTCGAGACGTTCGAGGTGCTGAAACCGGCTCTCGGGCAGGGACTGCTCGTCGAGAGCAAGAACCAGTTGCAGTTCATCCACGATAAAGTCCAGGAAGCGGCGCTATCCGCCATACCGGCAGAGAGGCGCCGGCAGATCCACTGGCAGGTGGGCAACCACCTCCTCCGTGCCGTCCCGGAGGAGGCGCTTATGGGGATGGAGAAGCTCGAAAACCTCTTCACCATCGCCTCCCACCTCAACCTGGGTCTGGAAGAGGAACCTGACCCGAAGAAGGCGTATTTCCTCTCGGATATCAACTACCATGCCGGCAACAAGGCACTCGACTCCCTCGCCACACAGGCAGCCAACGATTACTTCAACCGGAGCAGGGAACTCCTGCCCGACGACTGCTGGGAGGAGAGCCACTATGAGCGCACGTTCAGGATATTCCAGAGAGCGGCAAAGACGGAGCTCATGTGCGGGAATTACGGGGACTCCGAGAGGCTGCTCAACCACCTCCTCGACCATGCCGGGACGGATCTCGACCGGGCGGAGTGTCTCGCGGAGCAGACCACGTCGCTCTCGTCCATAGGCAACTTCAACAAGGCTATCGAGACCGCGAACCGGGGCCTCGCCTACTTCGGCAGATCCATCCCGGACGATCCGGACGAAGCGGAGAGGAGACGAGAGGCTGTGATGGGCGAGATCGCCTCGATGGAGGTCGACGTATGGGATGCCATCCGGAAGATGCCGTTTACCACGGACAGGAAGAGTAAGATAGAACTCGCCTATTACAGCGAACTGATCCCCGACCTCTACATGTCGGGGCTCGTGCCGCAACTCTACCTCTCGGCTGCGCAGTCGACCCGGCACTGCCTCTCGGGGGGTATGGACGAGTCCGTCATCTATTCCTTCAGCATCATGGGGCTCATGCTCGGGGAACAGGAGGATTTTGCGTCGGCGTTCAGGTACGAGGACCTTGCTCGCGACCTCTCGGCAAAATATCCCAATACCTTCGGCGCCACGCGCGGCATGAACGGGATCGTCTGGTGCAACATGCATTCGAGAAGTCATCCACAGGAGATCGTGGATTACTGTCTCAAAGCGATCCAGAGCGGGAAGAACTGCGGCGACCTCTACAATGCAGGCCTCTCCTACGGGCCCCTGATGTGGAACCTGCAGGTCCAGGGAGCGGACTTCTCCGTTATCGAAGAGTATGCCATCGAATGCCTTCAATTCTCCAACCGGTACCACCTCTCCTTCTCCGTCGGACTCGCCGAAGCGATGCAGGCGGGCTGGATCGAGCCCATGAAGAAGGGCTCCCAACCGGCGCCCATGGACCAAAAATTGGCGCAGTGGGAGCAGGAGAACCACATCGCCTCTGCCGGGAGTTATTTCGTCCACAGGGCTCTCGCGCATTACTACCTGGGAGAGCACGAAGAGGCCGGGCGATACCTCGCCGGTGTCCGGAAGTATCTCTCGGGCCTGACCGACAACGTGCTGAAGAGGGAGTGGTACGTCTTCAGGGTCTTGAATGCCCTGAAACTGCACGAGATGGGACTAGGGTTTGAGCGTGAAGAGGACCTGCTCGCGGAGATCCGGCCGATCATCGCGAACCTTGAGACGTGGGCGAGTCTCGGGCCTCTGCTGCGACCCTATCTTGCCTTTGTGCATGCCGAACTCGCGAGAGTCACCGGCGATTACCGGGAGGCGAGAAGCCTTTACCTCGATGCGATAGACGCCGCACACAGGGAGAACTACACGTTCCTCGCAGGGCACCTCAACGAATGCCTCGGGGAACTTCTCGGGCAGGCCGGAGGGGGCTCCGGAAGGGCGTTTATCACCGAGGCAGGGCGTCTGTACAGGAAATGCCGCGCAGAGCGAAAAGCGGTCAATCTTGTCGAACGCTATCCTGAATACTTTGAGGACGGGGTCGCTTCGTACCCGCACCTCGATCCGGATCATTCTGCCCGCACTCTTCCCGATCTCGACGTCGAATACCTCATGAAGTCCTCGCTCGCCATCTCCGCCGAGATCGAGCAGAAAGCCCTGCTTGAGAAGATCATGAACGTGGTCATCGAGAGTTCGGGGGCGGAGGCAGGGTATCTCCTGATGGAAGAGAACGGCAACCTGTTCATCCGCGCAGAGAGCCATGTCACCGACAGGGAAGCTGTGAAGACTGCCAATAAAAGACTGGAAGAGTCGTCCGGGATCTGCAAGGCGATCGTCCGCTACGTGCACCGGACCGGGGAGACGCTGATCCTGAGGAACGCCGGGAAGGAAGGGCCGTTCATCGACAACCCGGAAATCCAGGAGATGCACCTCCGCTCGGTGCTCTGTCTTCCGGTGATCAAGCAGTCGAAGATGATCGGGGTGCTGTACCTGGAGAATCGCCTGTCGGAGGGGGTATTCACACCCGGAAAGACGGATATGGTGGAACTGCTGGTCTCCCAGGCGGCCATCTCTCTTGAGAACGCCACGCTCTTTGCCGAGCGCAGGCGGGCCGAGGAGGCCTTCCGGGAGACGAGCGATTACCTGGAGAGCCTGATAGACCATGCCAACGCACCCATCGTCGTCTGGGACACGTCGAGGAGGATCACCCGGTTCAACCACGCCTTCGAACGGTTGACGGGCTATGCGGCACGCGATGTGCTGGGGAGACCCCTCGAACTTCTCTTCCCCGAGGAAGGCAAGCAGAGATCCCTCGCACATATCAACCGGACCTCGTCGGGGGAGTACTGGAACGCCGTGGAGATCCCTATCCGGAGAAAGAGCGGGTCGGTGCGCACGGTGCTGTGGAACTCGGCCAATATTCACGACGAGGACGGGATCACCGTCATTGCCACCATCGCCCAGGGGCAGGACATCACCGATAGAAAGCTCGCCGAAGGAGAACTGAAAAAGTATGCCGAAGACCTCAAACGGAGCAACCAGGACCTGGAGTGGTTCGCCTATATCTCCTCTCACGACCTCCAGGAGCCGCTCAGGGCAATCTCCGGCTTTGCGGAGCTGCTCGAGAGACGGTATAAAGGTCAGATCGATGAACGAGCGGATAAATACATCCATTTCATCGTCGACGGCACCAGACAGATGCAGCAGATCATCCAGGATCTTCTCTCGTATTCCCGGGTACAGACCAGAGCCCATGAATTCGACCTCATCGACACGAACCGATCGCTCGACCAGGCGCTCCTGAATCTGCACGCGTCGATCAGGGATACGCACGCCGTCATCACGAAGGACCCGCTCCCGGAGATCCTCGCCGACAACATCCAGATCACCCAGGTCTTTCAGAACCTCATAGGCAACGCATTGAAGTTCCATAAGCCGGAGACGGTCCCGGAGATCCACATCTCCGCTTCCCGGGATGGAGATGCCTGGGTATTCTCGGTGACGGACAACGGGATCGGCATCGATCCTGCGCACATCGACCGTATCTTCAGGCTCTTCCAGCGCCTGCATGCAAAAGGCGAGTACGATGGTACGGGCATCGGCCTTACCATCTGCAAGAGGATCGTCGAACGACACGGCGGCGAGATCACCGTCCGGTCGGAGCCCGGGGCGGGATCGACGTTCTCCTTCTCCATCCCGTCCCATTCGGAGGTCACACCATGA
- a CDS encoding response regulator, translating into MIEILLVEDSPADIALTQEALLDSKLTNNLHVVTDGEEAMAFLQKHGRYAAAPKPDLILLDLNLPRKSGREVLAEIKANERLSSIPVVVMTISQDERDICESYRLHANCYIRKPLNFEEFIKIVQSIEDFWFSIVTLPPRCGE; encoded by the coding sequence GTGATTGAGATACTGCTCGTTGAAGACAGCCCCGCCGACATCGCCCTCACGCAGGAAGCGCTGCTGGACAGCAAGCTCACGAACAACCTGCACGTGGTCACGGACGGGGAGGAGGCCATGGCGTTCCTGCAGAAACATGGCAGGTACGCGGCCGCACCGAAACCGGATCTCATCCTCCTCGACCTGAACCTGCCCAGGAAAAGCGGGCGTGAGGTCCTCGCGGAGATCAAAGCGAACGAGAGATTGAGTTCCATACCGGTCGTGGTCATGACCATTTCGCAGGACGAGCGAGATATCTGCGAATCGTACCGGCTCCATGCAAACTGCTACATCCGAAAACCGTTGAACTTCGAAGAGTTCATCAAGATCGTCCAGTCGATCGAAGATTTCTGGTTCTCTATCGTGACGCTGCCGCCCCGGTGTGGAGAGTGA
- a CDS encoding PAS domain S-box protein, translating into MKILVVEDSPADLELIRELLADSPGLDLEIESAQYLSSALSILHEGGIDLILLDLHLPDSQGIGTVGTVRGNAPGIPTVVLTGLDDEETGLAALQKGAQDYLVKGRLTGPSLVRSIRYAQERNRIEQELTRKNRELNDAYEDLTTVEEELRQNLDQLGRNEHSLRETTQYLENLITYANAPIIVWDAGLRITRFNNAFKRLTGRTAGEVVGRSPAMLFPEARREELMDLIRKTTAGDRWETVEIPILTADGSIRTVLWNSAAIYGSDLATVSSVIAQGQDITERKRAEEALQRANDELERRVLERTLKLREANEALEAEVAERARAQEAVQTERQRLYDVLETLPTYVILHSPDYHVPFANRFFRERFGDSGGRRCFEYLFGLTEPCENCESYRVMKTKAPHHWEWTGPDNRDYDIFDFPFIEADGSLHILEVGIDITKRKRAEEALQKLNETLEERVIERTDELRKANALLNAITENTPAPIYAVDRQSRFVMCNPAVLRMMGRPASEVLGRSAIELVGEEVGGPFVANEQRVMETGITGTFEEEGGDRIFYSTKTPLRDARGDVTGAIAVGTEITELKRAEAQKQELLEQLQQSAEELEVQNEELQYTTEQLRQKGDELVRLNRALQESEVHFRSLIENASDIILLLDTKGRITYASPSVKRLGGYDPDGLISMNVLDLVHPDDTLKVAEAMRTGTAQPSARLTFEIRVRDSAGRWIFLDVTGANLLREGSTRGFIVNARDITDRKRAEEERNRLIASLEEAHREANLYLDIMTHDIRNANNVSGIYADLMLDLLEGAERAYAQKLHDGIARSTEILMNVAAFRRIHTESAEFAPVSLNAIIDGEIGNFRGASIRQEVPTLEVLADNLLSTVFTNLIGNSVKFGGPDVEIVVRAEERDGEVLVSVEDDGPGVPDDVKEKLFHRFERGKARGKGDGLGLYICRTVIERYGGRIWIEDCVPDRPEDGAAFRFTLKRAERDRDSGS; encoded by the coding sequence ATGAAGATCCTGGTGGTCGAGGATAGCCCCGCAGATCTGGAATTGATACGGGAACTGCTCGCGGATTCCCCCGGGCTTGATCTTGAGATCGAATCCGCACAATACCTCTCGTCCGCGCTCTCCATCCTGCACGAGGGAGGGATCGATCTCATCCTTCTCGACCTCCATCTCCCGGACAGCCAGGGTATCGGAACGGTCGGGACCGTGAGGGGAAATGCGCCGGGCATCCCCACCGTGGTCCTGACCGGGCTTGACGACGAAGAGACAGGCCTTGCTGCACTCCAGAAAGGAGCGCAGGACTATCTCGTGAAGGGCCGGCTGACGGGTCCGTCGCTCGTGCGGTCGATACGCTACGCGCAGGAGCGAAACCGCATCGAACAGGAGCTGACCCGCAAGAACAGGGAGCTCAACGATGCCTACGAGGACCTGACGACGGTAGAGGAGGAACTGCGACAGAACCTGGACCAACTGGGAAGGAACGAACATTCGCTGCGCGAAACGACCCAGTACCTGGAGAACCTGATCACATACGCGAACGCCCCCATCATCGTCTGGGACGCAGGCCTCAGGATCACCAGGTTCAACAACGCCTTCAAGCGGCTGACGGGTCGAACCGCGGGCGAAGTCGTCGGTCGGTCCCCGGCAATGCTCTTCCCCGAAGCCCGGCGGGAAGAACTGATGGACCTCATCAGGAAGACGACGGCCGGGGATCGGTGGGAGACCGTCGAGATCCCCATACTCACGGCGGACGGCAGTATCAGGACCGTCCTGTGGAACTCCGCCGCCATATACGGGAGCGATCTGGCAACGGTCTCATCGGTCATCGCCCAGGGCCAGGACATCACCGAGCGCAAGCGGGCCGAAGAGGCGCTGCAGAGAGCGAACGACGAACTGGAAAGGCGCGTTCTGGAACGCACCCTCAAACTCCGGGAGGCGAACGAGGCCCTGGAGGCCGAGGTCGCCGAGCGCGCCCGGGCGCAGGAGGCGGTGCAGACAGAGCGGCAACGTCTCTATGATGTCCTGGAAACGCTGCCGACGTACGTGATACTGCACTCGCCGGACTATCACGTGCCTTTCGCGAACCGCTTCTTCCGGGAGCGATTCGGCGATTCCGGCGGCCGGCGCTGCTTCGAGTACCTCTTTGGACTCACGGAGCCCTGCGAGAACTGCGAGTCCTACCGCGTCATGAAGACGAAGGCGCCCCACCACTGGGAGTGGACCGGCCCGGACAACCGCGATTACGACATCTTCGACTTCCCCTTCATCGAAGCGGACGGTTCACTCCACATTCTGGAGGTGGGCATCGACATCACCAAGCGCAAACGGGCCGAGGAAGCGTTGCAGAAGTTAAACGAGACGCTCGAGGAGCGCGTGATCGAACGCACCGACGAACTGCGCAAAGCCAACGCCCTCCTTAACGCCATCACCGAGAACACGCCAGCCCCTATCTACGCTGTAGACCGACAGAGCCGTTTTGTGATGTGCAACCCTGCCGTGCTTCGGATGATGGGCCGGCCGGCCAGCGAAGTGCTCGGCAGATCGGCAATCGAACTCGTCGGCGAGGAAGTCGGCGGACCTTTCGTTGCCAACGAACAGCGCGTGATGGAGACCGGGATAACCGGGACCTTCGAAGAAGAGGGCGGCGACCGGATCTTTTACTCCACAAAGACCCCCCTGCGGGATGCACGGGGCGACGTCACCGGAGCCATCGCCGTCGGAACGGAGATTACGGAGCTGAAGCGGGCGGAAGCACAGAAGCAGGAACTCCTGGAACAGCTGCAGCAGTCCGCCGAAGAACTGGAGGTCCAGAACGAAGAACTGCAGTACACCACCGAGCAGCTCCGGCAAAAAGGGGACGAACTGGTCCGTCTCAACCGGGCCCTGCAGGAGAGCGAAGTGCATTTCCGTTCTCTCATCGAGAACGCGTCCGACATCATCCTCCTCCTCGATACAAAAGGGCGCATCACCTACGCGAGTCCTTCCGTGAAGCGGCTCGGGGGCTACGACCCCGATGGCCTCATCAGCATGAATGTACTCGACCTCGTACATCCCGATGACACGCTGAAGGTAGCGGAAGCGATGAGGACCGGGACGGCCCAGCCTTCGGCGAGACTCACCTTCGAGATCAGGGTCAGGGACTCTGCCGGGCGGTGGATATTCCTCGACGTTACGGGTGCAAACCTGCTCCGGGAGGGGAGCACCCGGGGGTTCATCGTGAACGCACGCGACATCACCGACCGAAAGCGGGCCGAGGAGGAGCGCAACAGGCTGATCGCCAGCCTCGAGGAGGCGCACCGGGAGGCAAACCTCTACCTCGACATCATGACGCACGATATCCGGAACGCAAACAACGTCTCCGGCATCTACGCCGACCTCATGCTCGACCTGCTCGAGGGGGCCGAGAGGGCCTACGCTCAAAAACTCCACGACGGCATCGCGCGGAGCACAGAGATCCTCATGAACGTGGCGGCGTTCCGGCGGATCCACACGGAATCGGCGGAATTTGCGCCTGTAAGCCTCAACGCGATCATCGATGGAGAGATCGGAAATTTCCGCGGAGCATCGATTCGGCAGGAGGTCCCGACGCTCGAGGTCCTGGCGGACAACCTTCTCTCCACAGTCTTTACGAACCTCATCGGCAACAGCGTCAAGTTCGGCGGCCCTGACGTGGAGATCGTCGTCCGGGCGGAGGAGCGGGACGGCGAGGTGCTGGTCTCGGTGGAAGACGACGGACCCGGCGTGCCCGACGATGTGAAGGAGAAACTCTTCCACCGGTTCGAGCGTGGGAAAGCCCGGGGGAAGGGCGACGGGCTCGGGCTCTACATATGCAGGACGGTCATCGAGCGCTACGGAGGGAGGATCTGGATCGAGGACTGCGTGCCCGACCGTCCGGAGGACGGGGCGGCGTTCCGGTTCACGCTCAAGCGGGCGGAGCGGGACCGGGACTCAGGTTCGTGA